A genomic stretch from Lathyrus oleraceus cultivar Zhongwan6 chromosome 2, CAAS_Psat_ZW6_1.0, whole genome shotgun sequence includes:
- the LOC127123528 gene encoding uncharacterized protein LOC127123528 — MDASGLDYLIRKKLETQYLMNMAQLADRVHQVERLKAEKARTNKYHKKEKFAYIDANDYVSDVGDDCSEEGKVNVAELKLGPPYVCKLLKPSNGKKPVETNKNEKFTTRTYTFDITKCDEIFDLLVKDGQIIVPHGLKSPLLEQRKKRGFCKYHNFLGHKTSQCVIFMDLVQKAQNDGRLQFSEKPKSSMKVDSYPMQMEEAYYANL; from the coding sequence ATGGATGCTAGTGGCTTGGACTATTTAATTAGAAAGAAGTTAGAGACTCAATACCTTATGAATATGGCACAACTTGCAGATAGGGTTCATCAGGTCGAACGCCTAAAAGCTGAGAAAGCCAGAACAAATAAATATCACAAAAAAGAGAAATTTGCTTACATAGACGCAAATGATTATGTCTCTGACGTGGGTGATGATTGTTCTGAAGAAGGTAAGGTCAATGTGGCTGAATTAAAGCTAGGGCCCCCTTATGTTTGTAAATTATTAAAACCATCAAACGGAAAAAAGCCTGTAGAGACCAATAAAAATGAAAAGTTTACCACTAGAACTTACACTTTTGACATTACAAAGTGTGATGAAATATTTGATTTGTTAGTCAAAGATGGTCAGATTATAGTACCTCATGGTTTGAAATCTCCTCTTTTAGAACAAAGGAAGaagagaggtttttgtaagtACCATAACTTTTTGGGTCATAAAACTTCTCAATGTGTGATTTTCATGGATTTGGTCCAAAAGGCTCAGAATGATGGAAGATTGCAATTTAGCGAGAAGCCTAAATCATCAATGAAAGTGGACTCATACCCCATGCAGATGGAGGAGGCCTACTATGCGAACCTATAG